The Streptomyces nitrosporeus genome includes a window with the following:
- a CDS encoding FtsX-like permease family protein — translation MRTAKVSAACAPWVRTRLRTAPGITAALAVLVLVTAFLAAAFPRAVDAYGTEALRREVGTAPPGQSVLEVTSPPPPLGEPLPAREQALREEPLSGIHRSLLASLPEPVRADAEDSSYGVHTTKGMVATEPWLPRPNAAPPQFRYAAPSALDEHSTLTAGRWPAVRGEVTAKTGEVEAAVTVETAAELGMEPGSTIAVPTQGGQPLTVRVTGVVEPLRPGSGYWAVDPLYRAPSLVQDPGSPTPVYYWTAALLLAPDAGPVLLDTTGEPELYWRLAPDASGLTATDVPRLRSALASLENGPGLLELRSLIGPNTALLTNLDALVDSYTATREAIDPVVTVAAVGVGTVAAVVLLMTGGLIGGRRHGELALLRSRGASLAGIGGRLLAETAVAVVPAAALGLGLAVALIGEARWWPSVVGAGSVAVLVCAALPARTALEHRRPLLHGAREDVVAARPSRRRTVAELTLLVLAVGAVAALRRRGTGSDGDLLVSAAPVLVGLIAALVLVRLYPLPLRLAARPVARLRGAVGFLSLARAGRASASGTLPLLALLIALTTASFGGSVLAGISDARDEAALRAVGADARISGESRPEALTDGLVADVRAVRGADGVVPVRIEYANPLSPASKARSDTPRVTLLGVEPDAYARLDRAAGLPSFSAGVLAAGGEGDALPVIVSPSVAGKLGDGPHTVRSSGGDITVRVAGVLPRTSAVDSDTFMIVDRSSLEVSGPTTLLVTGGRLDGKALRAVAHDADASLGVRLRAEEREALSDTPLQTGAERVYGAAVGAGAGYALLAVLLSLLRTAPERRTLLARLRTMGLTTAQGRRLLASEAMPQALLAAVGGLLVGWTAVVLLAPGIDLAALALADAGPAAASTASLRADPVSLVLPAVGVVLLTAGVAGVQAWWASRRGSIKELRAGDTR, via the coding sequence ATGAGGACCGCCAAGGTTTCCGCCGCCTGCGCCCCGTGGGTGCGTACCCGGCTGCGTACCGCCCCCGGCATCACGGCCGCCCTCGCGGTCCTGGTGCTGGTGACGGCCTTCCTCGCCGCCGCGTTCCCGCGTGCGGTGGACGCGTACGGGACGGAGGCGCTGCGCCGTGAGGTGGGTACGGCGCCGCCGGGGCAGAGTGTGCTGGAGGTGACCTCGCCCCCGCCGCCGCTCGGCGAGCCGCTCCCGGCCCGTGAACAGGCGCTCCGCGAGGAGCCGTTGTCCGGGATCCACCGCTCCCTGCTCGCGTCGCTGCCGGAGCCGGTGCGCGCCGACGCGGAGGACTCGTCGTACGGGGTGCACACGACCAAGGGGATGGTCGCGACGGAGCCGTGGCTGCCCCGCCCGAACGCGGCACCCCCGCAGTTCCGTTACGCCGCCCCGTCGGCGCTCGACGAGCACAGCACGCTGACCGCGGGCCGGTGGCCGGCCGTGCGGGGCGAGGTGACGGCGAAGACCGGTGAGGTGGAGGCGGCCGTCACCGTGGAGACGGCCGCGGAGCTGGGGATGGAGCCGGGCTCCACGATCGCGGTGCCCACCCAGGGCGGGCAGCCGCTGACGGTACGCGTCACCGGTGTCGTGGAGCCGCTGCGGCCCGGAAGCGGCTACTGGGCGGTCGACCCGCTCTACCGCGCACCGTCCCTGGTCCAGGACCCGGGCTCCCCGACCCCGGTCTACTACTGGACGGCGGCGCTGCTGCTCGCCCCGGACGCCGGGCCGGTGCTGCTCGACACGACGGGTGAGCCGGAGCTGTACTGGCGGCTCGCCCCGGACGCCTCGGGGCTCACCGCGACGGACGTGCCGCGGCTGCGGTCGGCGCTCGCCTCCCTGGAGAACGGCCCCGGGCTGCTGGAGCTGCGCTCGCTGATCGGCCCGAACACGGCGCTGCTGACGAACCTGGACGCGCTCGTCGACTCGTACACGGCGACGCGTGAGGCGATCGACCCGGTCGTCACGGTCGCCGCGGTGGGGGTCGGGACGGTGGCCGCCGTGGTCCTGCTGATGACGGGCGGGCTGATCGGCGGCCGCAGGCACGGCGAACTCGCCCTGCTGCGGTCCCGTGGCGCCTCCCTGGCCGGGATCGGCGGGCGGCTGCTCGCGGAGACGGCGGTGGCCGTGGTGCCGGCGGCGGCACTGGGCCTGGGGCTGGCGGTGGCGCTGATCGGTGAGGCCCGGTGGTGGCCGTCCGTCGTCGGTGCCGGTTCGGTGGCGGTGCTGGTCTGTGCGGCGCTGCCGGCGCGGACGGCCCTGGAGCACCGCAGGCCGTTGCTGCACGGTGCCCGTGAGGACGTCGTGGCGGCCCGGCCCTCGCGCCGCCGTACGGTCGCCGAGCTGACCCTGCTGGTCCTGGCCGTCGGCGCGGTCGCCGCGCTGCGCAGGCGCGGCACGGGCTCGGACGGTGACCTGCTGGTCAGTGCCGCTCCGGTCCTGGTCGGGCTGATCGCCGCGCTGGTCCTCGTACGCCTGTACCCGCTGCCGTTGCGGCTGGCGGCCCGTCCGGTGGCGCGGCTACGCGGGGCGGTCGGCTTCCTGTCGCTGGCCCGGGCGGGCCGGGCGTCGGCGAGCGGGACCCTGCCGCTGCTGGCCCTGCTGATCGCGCTGACCACGGCGTCGTTCGGCGGTTCGGTGCTGGCCGGGATCTCCGACGCACGGGACGAGGCGGCGCTGCGGGCGGTCGGCGCGGATGCCCGGATCAGCGGCGAGAGCCGTCCGGAGGCGCTCACCGACGGCCTGGTCGCGGATGTGCGCGCGGTGCGCGGTGCCGACGGGGTGGTGCCGGTGCGCATCGAGTACGCGAACCCGCTGAGCCCGGCGTCAAAGGCCCGTTCGGACACCCCGCGCGTGACGCTGCTGGGTGTCGAACCGGACGCCTACGCCCGGCTGGACCGGGCGGCGGGGCTGCCGTCCTTCTCCGCGGGTGTGCTGGCGGCCGGCGGCGAGGGGGACGCCCTGCCGGTGATCGTCTCGCCCTCGGTGGCCGGGAAGCTCGGTGACGGGCCGCACACCGTCCGGTCGTCGGGCGGGGACATCACGGTGCGGGTCGCCGGGGTCCTCCCACGCACCTCGGCGGTGGACTCCGACACGTTCATGATCGTCGACCGGTCCTCTCTGGAGGTGTCCGGTCCCACGACGCTGCTGGTCACCGGCGGCCGGCTGGACGGGAAGGCGCTGCGGGCGGTGGCGCACGACGCGGACGCGTCCCTCGGTGTGCGGCTGCGGGCCGAGGAGCGCGAGGCCCTTTCCGACACCCCGCTCCAGACCGGCGCGGAGCGCGTCTACGGTGCGGCGGTCGGCGCGGGCGCCGGTTACGCGCTGCTCGCCGTCCTCCTCTCGCTGCTGCGGACCGCTCCGGAGCGCAGGACGCTGCTGGCACGGCTGCGCACCATGGGCCTGACCACCGCGCAGGGCCGGCGGCTGCTGGCGTCCGAGGCCATGCCGCAGGCGCTGCTGGCCGCCGTGGGCGGGCTGCTCGTCGGCTGGACGGCCGTCGTCCTGCTGGCGCCGGGGATCGACCTGGCCGCACTGGCGCTGGCCGATGCGGGCCCCGCCGCGGCGTCCACCGCGTCGCTGCGGGCCGACCCGGTCTCACTGGTCCTCCCGGCCGTCGGTGTGGTCCTGCTCACCGCCGGTGTGGCGGGGGTCCAGGCATGGTGGGCGAGCCGTCGCGGATCGATCAAGGAACTCAGGGCAGGAGACACCCGATGA
- a CDS encoding ABC transporter permease: protein MTGFVFLRVRAHRLLLAAALLAVLLTTCVLAALTAFSGSIGDAALRHTLTHRSAEPASLVVSAGVDLEDRAEADAAVRRAAGETFDGLPVTVRQLAASGPYALPRSPGDGAARRGEPDLTHFASLDRSRVRLTAGRMPEAGAGRKDRPVQVALPRAAAEALELEPGARLRLTERLKGQPLRIEVTGLYEPADLADPYWQLDPLEGRGVREVVFTTYGPLLTDPAVIGSGRVTVDRMSWLASADFRGLTTDRTRSLSEAATEGPEALRAVLGDGATVRTSLPTVIGQVERALLVARSTIMIVAVQLVLLAGYALLLVARLLSSERAGETELLRARGASRRRIAGLAATEALLLAVPAAVAAPLLAGPLTGLLADRSGLTGLGLRLAGGAGGTVWLVAVGVALVCALAVVAPALGAGADGVRRARASALPAPVRAGADLALLLVAGVAYWQLNRQTGAGGALSGDREGELGIDPLLVAAPALALLAGTVLTLRLLPPAARLAERRAAGGRGLQAALAGWQFSRRPLRGAGPVLLLVLAVATGMLAIGQSASWDRSQRDQADFRSGASVRMTAGLGNDPAKAAPYTELPGVRDAAAAYRTTAELSGGLTATVLALDTAHAGERMLMREDLAGTAPQELYDAIAPPRTARAGLVLPEGSTRGLFELSIRGDAAGKGPESGPAPLVSVLLEDRYGIGYRTGVGPVPADGRPHTLSFPVSAAGRLAVTGFELDTEVPGSPGTRLVSLTGLRGQGPDGAERPVASADAVRWQAATTLTASGEEQPGAKPAAVTDSGAAPSFRYATGSASRAAPGFFEPPVHTLRVTALRPAAPALKAVATDAYLKHSGAELGQEVDLVLAGNTVRVELVKAVRELPTTGAGSGGAGAAGGPGERSSVTPGGSVLLDLRAVSEVLAHRAGATLAPTEWWLSTAPGGGAEVAALLRGLPGTDPAQVLVRDETARELADDPLGAGPQSALLAVAAVAAALAAVGFAVGMAGSQRERTAEFAVLRALGAPRRGLARMVAVEQGVLIALAVLIGLALGAVLTRAVVPLVVLTGQAARPVPDVLVVLPPGQVAVLLTAVAALPLLIVAALTLRRSDPAVSLRHQGDN, encoded by the coding sequence GTGACGGGGTTCGTCTTTCTGCGGGTGCGGGCGCACCGGCTCCTGCTCGCCGCCGCCCTGCTGGCCGTTCTGCTCACCACCTGCGTGCTGGCGGCGCTCACCGCGTTCTCCGGTTCCATAGGCGACGCCGCGCTGCGGCACACGCTCACCCACCGGTCCGCCGAGCCCGCGTCCCTGGTGGTGTCCGCAGGGGTGGACCTGGAGGACCGGGCCGAGGCGGACGCGGCGGTGCGCCGGGCCGCCGGGGAGACCTTCGACGGGCTGCCGGTGACCGTGCGGCAGCTGGCGGCCTCCGGCCCGTACGCGCTGCCCCGTTCGCCGGGGGACGGTGCCGCCCGGCGTGGCGAACCCGACCTCACGCATTTCGCCTCGCTCGACCGCAGCCGGGTCCGGCTCACCGCCGGGCGGATGCCCGAGGCCGGGGCGGGGCGGAAGGACCGTCCGGTGCAGGTCGCGCTGCCCCGGGCCGCCGCCGAGGCCCTGGAGCTGGAGCCGGGCGCACGGCTCCGGCTCACCGAGAGGCTGAAGGGGCAGCCGCTCCGGATCGAGGTCACCGGCCTGTACGAGCCGGCCGATCTGGCGGACCCCTACTGGCAGTTGGACCCGCTGGAGGGGCGCGGTGTCCGCGAGGTCGTCTTCACCACCTATGGGCCGCTGCTCACCGATCCGGCCGTGATCGGCTCGGGCCGGGTCACCGTCGACCGGATGTCCTGGCTGGCCTCGGCCGACTTCCGGGGGCTGACCACCGACCGGACCCGGTCCCTGAGCGAGGCGGCGACCGAGGGCCCCGAGGCGCTGCGGGCCGTGCTCGGTGACGGTGCCACGGTGCGTACGTCGCTGCCGACGGTCATCGGCCAGGTCGAGCGGGCGCTGCTGGTGGCCCGTTCCACGATCATGATCGTCGCGGTCCAGCTGGTCCTGCTCGCCGGGTACGCGTTGCTGCTGGTGGCCCGGCTGCTGAGCAGTGAGCGGGCCGGGGAGACGGAGCTGCTGCGGGCCCGGGGCGCCTCGCGGCGCCGGATCGCGGGACTGGCCGCGACGGAGGCGCTGCTGCTCGCGGTGCCCGCCGCCGTGGCCGCCCCGTTGCTCGCGGGGCCGCTGACCGGTCTGCTGGCCGACCGCAGCGGGCTGACCGGGCTCGGTCTGCGGCTGGCGGGCGGGGCGGGCGGGACGGTGTGGCTGGTGGCCGTGGGCGTCGCGCTGGTGTGCGCGCTGGCGGTGGTGGCGCCCGCGCTGGGGGCGGGTGCGGACGGGGTCCGGCGGGCGAGGGCGTCCGCGCTGCCCGCCCCGGTGCGCGCGGGCGCGGACCTGGCCCTGCTGCTGGTCGCCGGGGTGGCGTACTGGCAGCTGAACCGGCAGACCGGGGCCGGTGGCGCGCTCAGCGGGGACCGGGAGGGCGAACTCGGTATCGATCCGCTGCTGGTGGCGGCGCCGGCGCTGGCGCTGCTGGCGGGCACGGTGCTGACCCTGCGGCTGCTGCCGCCGGCGGCCCGGCTCGCGGAGCGCCGTGCGGCCGGCGGCCGGGGGCTCCAGGCGGCGCTGGCCGGCTGGCAGTTCAGCCGCCGCCCGCTGCGGGGCGCGGGACCGGTGCTGCTGCTGGTGCTGGCCGTGGCGACGGGCATGCTGGCGATCGGCCAGAGCGCCTCGTGGGACCGTTCGCAGCGGGACCAGGCGGACTTCCGGTCGGGTGCCTCGGTGCGGATGACGGCCGGGCTCGGCAACGACCCGGCGAAGGCCGCCCCGTACACGGAGCTGCCCGGGGTACGGGACGCGGCGGCCGCGTACCGTACGACGGCGGAGCTCTCGGGCGGGCTGACGGCCACCGTGCTGGCTCTGGACACGGCGCACGCGGGCGAGCGGATGCTGATGCGCGAGGACCTCGCGGGCACCGCCCCGCAGGAGTTGTACGACGCGATCGCTCCTCCCCGGACGGCGCGGGCCGGGCTGGTGCTGCCCGAGGGCAGCACCCGGGGGCTGTTCGAGCTGAGCATCCGCGGCGACGCGGCCGGGAAGGGGCCGGAGTCCGGGCCGGCTCCGCTGGTCAGCGTGCTGCTGGAGGACCGTTACGGCATCGGGTACCGGACCGGTGTGGGGCCGGTGCCCGCGGACGGGCGCCCGCACACGCTCTCCTTCCCCGTGTCGGCGGCGGGCCGCCTGGCCGTCACCGGTTTCGAGCTGGACACCGAGGTGCCCGGTTCCCCCGGGACCCGGCTGGTCTCGCTGACGGGTCTGCGGGGGCAGGGCCCGGACGGCGCCGAGCGCCCGGTGGCGTCCGCGGACGCGGTGCGCTGGCAGGCCGCGACGACGCTGACGGCGTCGGGCGAGGAACAGCCCGGTGCGAAGCCCGCGGCGGTGACGGACTCCGGGGCCGCGCCCTCCTTCCGCTACGCCACCGGCTCCGCCTCCCGGGCCGCTCCCGGCTTCTTCGAGCCGCCGGTGCACACGCTGCGGGTCACCGCGCTGCGTCCCGCCGCCCCCGCGCTGAAGGCGGTCGCCACCGACGCCTATCTGAAGCACTCGGGCGCGGAGCTGGGCCAGGAGGTCGATCTGGTCCTGGCCGGGAACACGGTCCGGGTGGAGCTGGTGAAGGCGGTGCGTGAGCTGCCCACCACCGGGGCCGGCTCCGGGGGCGCCGGTGCGGCGGGCGGCCCCGGGGAGCGGTCGTCGGTGACGCCCGGCGGGAGCGTGCTGCTGGATCTGCGGGCCGTCTCCGAGGTGCTGGCGCACCGGGCCGGGGCCACGCTCGCGCCCACCGAGTGGTGGCTGAGCACCGCGCCCGGGGGCGGGGCGGAGGTCGCCGCCCTGCTGCGCGGGCTGCCCGGGACGGACCCGGCGCAGGTCCTGGTGCGTGACGAGACCGCGCGGGAGCTGGCCGACGATCCGCTGGGCGCCGGCCCGCAGTCGGCGCTGCTGGCGGTCGCGGCGGTCGCGGCGGCGCTGGCCGCGGTCGGTTTCGCGGTGGGGATGGCCGGTTCCCAGCGCGAACGGACGGCGGAGTTCGCGGTGCTGCGGGCGCTGGGGGCTCCCCGGCGTGGTCTGGCGCGCATGGTCGCCGTCGAGCAGGGGGTGCTGATCGCCCTGGCGGTGCTGATCGGCCTGGCGCTGGGCGCGGTGCTGACCCGGGCCGTCGTGCCGCTGGTCGTGCTGACCGGGCAGGCCGCCCGGCCGGTGCCCGATGTGCTGGTGGTGCTGCCGCCCGGGCAGGTGGCGGTGCTGCTGACCGCGGTCGCCGCGCTGCCGCTGCTGATCGTCGCGGCGCTCACGCTGCGCCGGTCCGATCCCGCGGTATCGCTCCGCCACCAGGGGGACAACTGA
- a CDS encoding globin: MTEIRRDTLQEQTFYEQVGGEETFRRLVHRFYEGVADDPLLRPMYPEEDLGPAEERFALFLMQYWGGPRTYSDRRGHPRLRMRHAPFRVDRAAHDAWLGHMRTALDELGLSPEHDRQLWDYLTYAAASMVNTAD, encoded by the coding sequence GTGACTGAGATTCGGCGCGACACGCTTCAGGAGCAGACCTTCTACGAACAGGTCGGTGGCGAGGAGACCTTCCGGCGCCTGGTCCACCGTTTCTACGAAGGCGTCGCGGACGACCCGCTGCTGCGGCCGATGTACCCCGAGGAGGATCTGGGCCCGGCCGAGGAGAGGTTCGCCCTCTTCCTGATGCAGTACTGGGGCGGTCCGCGCACCTACAGCGACCGCCGGGGGCATCCCCGGCTGCGGATGCGGCACGCCCCGTTCCGGGTGGACCGTGCGGCGCACGACGCCTGGCTGGGCCACATGCGGACGGCGCTCGACGAGCTGGGGCTCTCCCCCGAGCACGACCGGCAGCTGTGGGACTACCTCACCTACGCCGCCGCCTCGATGGTCAACACCGCCGACTGA
- a CDS encoding FHA domain-containing protein, with the protein MPTCPNGHQSGSEDWCEVCGHRMAGVGAPAGAVPPPPPPAAGYGYPQGPSGPGEPTAQAELCPQCRTPREAMAPFCEECRWNFLTNTATSYTPLAPQPGAPGGPVPGLNLPPGFQAQQGPPPQQRDPFEYQSSRPSQVNRPAEPLAPEQGGPPPPPSFQQGPPPPPAFQQQSPSPFDQQGRPGAQPPSGPQGHPGPQGHHGPQGHPGPQGHPGPQGHPNPQGGPGGPSPFEPQRQGPPPVFQQQAGPAAPPRPQAPEAPRPGGDDDWMLPPPSQQQPPQSFQQGPQGPQAPPGGPAPQPGQGPPQQFPGQGPGQQGAGQGPGPGTWTAVIAPDREYFLAMMQRSGPEATGLNLPAYSPEQRLALGGNQVTIGRRRHSTGESPDIDLAVPPEDPGVSHQHAVLVRQPDGSWAVVDQNSTNGTTLNGAEDPIQPYVPVPLQDGDQVHVGAWTTITVRRD; encoded by the coding sequence ATGCCGACCTGCCCGAACGGACACCAGTCGGGTTCCGAGGACTGGTGCGAGGTCTGCGGACATCGCATGGCCGGGGTGGGCGCGCCTGCGGGCGCCGTTCCCCCGCCTCCGCCGCCCGCCGCCGGTTACGGCTACCCGCAGGGCCCTTCCGGGCCCGGCGAGCCGACCGCGCAGGCCGAGCTGTGCCCGCAGTGCCGTACCCCGCGTGAGGCGATGGCGCCGTTCTGCGAGGAGTGCCGCTGGAACTTCCTCACCAACACGGCGACGTCGTACACCCCGCTGGCTCCGCAGCCCGGGGCGCCGGGCGGCCCGGTGCCGGGGCTGAACCTGCCGCCGGGTTTCCAGGCGCAGCAGGGCCCGCCGCCGCAGCAGCGCGACCCGTTCGAGTACCAGAGTTCGCGGCCCTCGCAGGTGAACCGGCCGGCCGAGCCGCTCGCCCCGGAGCAGGGCGGTCCGCCGCCCCCGCCGTCGTTCCAGCAGGGGCCTCCGCCTCCGCCCGCGTTCCAGCAGCAGTCGCCGTCCCCGTTCGACCAGCAGGGCCGTCCCGGCGCCCAGCCGCCCTCCGGCCCGCAGGGGCATCCCGGCCCTCAGGGACACCACGGTCCACAGGGGCATCCCGGGCCTCAGGGGCACCCCGGTCCGCAGGGGCACCCCAATCCGCAGGGCGGGCCCGGCGGGCCGTCGCCGTTCGAACCGCAGCGCCAGGGACCGCCGCCGGTGTTCCAGCAGCAGGCGGGTCCGGCCGCCCCGCCCCGCCCGCAGGCTCCCGAGGCGCCGCGGCCGGGGGGCGACGACGACTGGATGCTGCCGCCGCCCTCGCAGCAGCAGCCGCCGCAGTCCTTCCAGCAGGGGCCTCAGGGGCCGCAGGCTCCTCCCGGCGGTCCGGCGCCGCAGCCCGGCCAGGGCCCGCCGCAGCAGTTCCCGGGGCAGGGCCCGGGTCAGCAGGGCGCGGGCCAGGGGCCGGGACCGGGCACGTGGACCGCGGTGATCGCACCGGACCGGGAGTACTTCCTGGCGATGATGCAGCGGAGCGGGCCCGAGGCCACAGGGCTCAACCTGCCCGCGTACTCACCGGAGCAGCGTCTGGCGCTGGGCGGCAACCAGGTCACCATCGGCCGGCGCCGGCACAGCACCGGGGAGTCGCCCGACATCGACCTCGCCGTGCCGCCGGAGGACCCGGGCGTCTCGCACCAGCACGCGGTGCTGGTGCGGCAGCCGGACGGGAGCTGGGCCGTGGTGGACCAGAACTCCACCAACGGCACGACCCTCAACGGCGCCGAGGACCCGATCCAGCCGTACGTCCCCGTCCCGCTCCAGGACGGTGACCAGGTCCATGTCGGTGCCTGGACGACGATCACGGTCCGCCGCGACTGA
- a CDS encoding vWA domain-containing protein codes for MAIFSKSNVPQFSVEVYQNEYLPEGGREVNAIVTVTSTGGGTTGGEPLSDAPGSGSRGPGRGPDAAVVLMVDCSGSMEYPPTKMRHARDATAAAIDTLRDGTRFSVVAGTHVAKDVYPGDGALATADAGTRAQAKEALRGLSAGGGTAIGTWLRLADRLLGAADVDIRHGVLLTDGRNEHESPEDLRAALDACAGRFTCDARGVGTDWEVKEVTAIASALLGSADIVADPSGLSADFTRMMEDVMGKEVADVALRLWTPVGAEIAFVKQVAPTVVDLTGRRTAAGPRAGDYPTGSWGDESRDYHVCVRVPEAGIGQEMLAVRVSLILPATAPGEPPRPLSQGLVRAVWTDDMTASTSINPQVAHYTGQAELAQVIQQGLDARKSGDFDGATAKLGRAVQLASASGNADTAKLLSKVVDVVDAATGTVRLKAKVAEADEMTLETRSTKTVRVKK; via the coding sequence ATGGCCATCTTCTCCAAGTCGAACGTGCCGCAGTTCTCCGTCGAGGTGTACCAGAACGAGTACCTGCCCGAAGGCGGGCGCGAGGTCAACGCGATCGTCACCGTCACGTCCACCGGGGGCGGCACCACCGGCGGGGAGCCGCTGTCCGACGCGCCGGGCTCCGGGTCCCGCGGCCCGGGGCGGGGGCCGGACGCCGCCGTGGTGCTCATGGTGGACTGCTCCGGCTCGATGGAGTACCCGCCGACGAAGATGCGTCACGCCCGGGACGCGACGGCGGCGGCCATCGACACGCTGCGGGACGGCACACGGTTCTCGGTGGTGGCGGGCACCCACGTCGCCAAGGACGTGTATCCGGGCGACGGCGCCCTGGCGACGGCCGACGCCGGGACCAGGGCCCAGGCCAAGGAGGCGCTGCGCGGGCTGAGCGCGGGCGGCGGTACGGCGATCGGTACCTGGCTGCGGCTGGCCGACCGGCTGCTGGGCGCCGCCGACGTGGACATCCGGCACGGCGTCCTCCTCACCGACGGGCGCAACGAGCACGAGTCGCCGGAGGACCTGCGGGCGGCGCTGGATGCCTGCGCGGGCCGTTTCACCTGTGACGCCCGGGGTGTCGGGACCGACTGGGAGGTGAAAGAGGTCACAGCGATCGCCTCCGCGCTGCTCGGCTCGGCCGACATCGTGGCCGATCCCTCGGGACTGTCGGCGGACTTCACGCGGATGATGGAGGACGTGATGGGCAAGGAGGTCGCGGACGTGGCGCTGCGGCTCTGGACCCCCGTCGGCGCGGAGATCGCGTTCGTCAAGCAGGTGGCGCCCACGGTCGTCGACCTGACCGGCCGGCGCACCGCGGCGGGCCCCCGGGCGGGGGACTACCCGACCGGCTCGTGGGGGGACGAGTCCCGGGACTACCACGTCTGCGTACGGGTTCCGGAGGCCGGCATCGGACAGGAGATGCTGGCGGTCCGGGTCTCGCTGATCCTGCCGGCCACCGCTCCCGGTGAGCCGCCCCGGCCCCTGTCGCAGGGGCTCGTGCGGGCGGTGTGGACCGATGACATGACCGCGTCCACCTCGATCAACCCGCAGGTCGCCCACTACACGGGACAGGCCGAACTGGCACAGGTCATCCAACAGGGCCTCGACGCGCGCAAATCGGGAGATTTCGACGGCGCGACCGCCAAACTGGGCCGTGCGGTGCAGCTCGCGTCCGCCTCCGGAAACGCGGATACTGCGAAACTGCTTTCGAAGGTGGTCGACGTCGTCGACGCGGCGACCGGTACTGTGCGACTGAAGGCGAAGGTGGCGGAAGCGGACGAGATGACACTCGAGACACGCTCGACCAAGACCGTCCGCGTCAAGAAGTAG
- a CDS encoding PP2C family serine/threonine-protein phosphatase, with protein MSQSHQRTSLPGCPSCEEPLEPGDLFCGACGYDLSVVPAPPPDRPTVAITLPARNAAPGAGGGGVPDAPGAGAVEWPAAREADSSDVPAPTHRPGDLPGVDSGGDPLPVREPAPVRFDGPDAAGSGDFELAAPDPRTAEHPPARAGAAGGKVCVACRSGRVDTDGYCENCGHAQPRERDHMEQELGAVAAVSDRGLRHHRNEDSFAVSSTALPDGSPAVVAVVCDGVSSASRPDEASAAAASAANESLLEALPRGTHPQTAMHEAILAAAGAVNALAQDGAQAPEHDPHRHQNAPACTLVGAIAAGGLLVVGWVGDSRVYWVPQDPASPPARLTEDDSWAAQMVAAGLMNEAEAYADERAHAITGWLGADAYELEPHTASFKPDRPGLVVVCTDGLWNYAEAAAEMASAVPSDAYARPLHGARALVGHALDGGGHDNVTVALLPFAVPPQGAGSAYRTT; from the coding sequence ATGTCACAGAGCCACCAGCGGACCTCCTTGCCGGGGTGTCCCAGCTGCGAGGAACCGCTGGAACCGGGCGACCTGTTCTGCGGGGCGTGCGGCTACGACCTCTCGGTCGTCCCGGCTCCCCCGCCCGACCGCCCGACCGTCGCGATCACCCTTCCCGCGCGGAACGCGGCCCCGGGCGCGGGCGGCGGTGGCGTCCCGGACGCTCCGGGGGCCGGGGCCGTGGAGTGGCCCGCGGCGCGTGAGGCCGACAGTTCGGACGTACCGGCGCCCACCCACCGCCCCGGTGACCTGCCGGGGGTGGACTCCGGGGGCGATCCGCTGCCCGTCCGGGAGCCCGCGCCGGTCCGCTTCGACGGTCCGGACGCCGCCGGCTCCGGCGACTTCGAGCTCGCCGCGCCCGATCCGCGTACCGCCGAGCACCCGCCGGCCAGGGCGGGTGCCGCCGGCGGCAAGGTCTGCGTCGCCTGCCGTTCGGGCCGGGTGGACACCGACGGGTACTGCGAGAACTGCGGTCATGCCCAGCCCCGTGAGCGCGACCACATGGAACAGGAACTCGGCGCGGTGGCGGCGGTCAGCGACCGGGGACTGCGCCATCACCGCAACGAGGACTCGTTCGCGGTGTCCAGTACCGCCCTGCCGGACGGTTCGCCGGCCGTCGTGGCCGTCGTCTGCGACGGTGTCTCGTCCGCGAGCCGCCCCGACGAGGCCTCCGCCGCCGCGGCGAGCGCCGCCAACGAGTCGCTGCTGGAGGCGCTGCCGCGCGGTACGCACCCGCAGACGGCGATGCACGAAGCGATCCTGGCGGCGGCCGGGGCGGTCAACGCCCTGGCCCAGGACGGTGCCCAGGCCCCGGAACACGATCCGCACCGCCATCAGAACGCCCCGGCCTGCACCCTGGTCGGCGCGATCGCGGCCGGCGGTCTGCTGGTCGTCGGGTGGGTCGGGGACAGCCGTGTCTACTGGGTCCCCCAGGACCCCGCGTCCCCTCCGGCCCGGCTCACCGAGGACGATTCGTGGGCGGCCCAGATGGTCGCCGCGGGCCTGATGAACGAGGCGGAGGCGTACGCCGACGAGCGCGCCCACGCCATCACGGGGTGGCTCGGCGCCGACGCGTACGAACTGGAGCCGCACACCGCGTCGTTCAAGCCCGACCGGCCGGGTCTGGTGGTGGTCTGCACCGACGGGCTGTGGAACTACGCGGAGGCGGCGGCCGAGATGGCCTCGGCCGTGCCGTCCGACGCCTACGCCCGGCCGCTGCACGGCGCCAGGGCCCTGGTGGGCCACGCGCTGGACGGCGGGGGCCACGACAACGTAACAGTGGCCCTGCTGCCGTTCGCCGTGCCGCCGCAGGGGGCAGGATCGGCCTACCGGACCACCTGA